In the genome of Coraliomargarita algicola, one region contains:
- a CDS encoding DUF2911 domain-containing protein, producing the protein MRIPKTLSIVAAAILLGAAGSFAQIKSPAASPYSELKQMVGVTEFTVKYSRPGVKGREVYGQLVPYGEIWRTGANAPTKIAFDSEVNFAGSPIPAGEYVLFTIPAEDVWTVIVYADTEVPSAGAYDSKQDVARVKVEAIERPNSVENFTIGFDALRDESATLFLDWDNVRVPVQITVDTTALTAASIEASLANINDWGARDYADAAEFYHSNGKDSELALEWMHKAVSMSPNAFWLQYGYAKMLAEQGNTQQALMMAKKSLKGAQAAGNAAYISRNEALLAKIR; encoded by the coding sequence ATGCGAATACCAAAAACCTTATCGATCGTTGCAGCTGCTATTTTACTCGGCGCTGCTGGCAGTTTTGCTCAAATTAAATCACCGGCAGCCAGTCCTTACTCGGAATTGAAGCAAATGGTCGGTGTGACCGAATTCACGGTGAAATATTCCAGGCCTGGAGTGAAGGGTCGTGAAGTGTATGGCCAGCTGGTGCCTTATGGCGAAATTTGGCGCACCGGAGCGAATGCACCGACAAAGATCGCCTTCGACTCAGAGGTGAATTTTGCGGGCAGCCCCATTCCGGCAGGGGAGTATGTGCTGTTCACCATTCCAGCGGAGGACGTATGGACTGTGATCGTTTATGCGGATACCGAGGTGCCGAGTGCAGGCGCCTACGATTCTAAGCAGGATGTTGCACGTGTGAAGGTCGAAGCCATCGAGCGTCCGAACTCGGTTGAAAACTTTACTATTGGCTTTGATGCGTTGCGAGATGAGTCGGCGACGCTCTTTCTTGATTGGGACAATGTGCGCGTGCCGGTGCAAATTACTGTGGATACGACGGCTCTAACAGCTGCCTCGATTGAAGCATCGCTCGCTAACATAAATGATTGGGGCGCGCGCGATTATGCCGATGCGGCTGAGTTTTATCATTCGAACGGCAAGGATTCCGAATTAGCCCTGGAGTGGATGCATAAAGCAGTTTCGATGAGTCCGAATGCATTCTGGTTGCAATATGGTTACGCCAAGATGCTGGCAGAGCAGGGGAATACGCAGCAAGCCTTGATGATGGCTAAGAAGTCTTTGAAAGGTGCTCAAGCAGCTGGCAATGCTGCCTACATTTCACGCAACGAAGCGCTCTTGGCTAAGATCCGTTAA
- a CDS encoding PIG-L family deacetylase → MLSPFTIAESRPIEPLASGALQLSLQKLDTLGSVLYVAAHPDDENTKLIAYLANGERVDTTYLSLTRGDGGQNLIGGDLGEKLGMIRTQELLAARRIDGGQQRFSRAIDFGYSKTPEETLAIWDQDAALADVVWAIRSLRPDVIITRFSLEAGYTHGHHTASARLAKEAFTAAADPARFPEQLEFVEPWAAQRLLWNTSKWFYQRRGIEFDTKDVFFVETGGYNHLLGEAYSEIAAHSRTCHMSQGFGATPELGESKEYFKTLAGTEPEGSLFAGIDTTWGRVANSEPVAAAIQMAIERFNPSKPEAVLPQLLQAHRALSALPASFWQSKKLQELEVVIAACLALDVESIAASASAVPGAEVALDLRAIQRASLPVSIAFATRRADLARAKVYALPRNHLVHVSETAQIAANASISQPYWLRQPAERGSYMVDELSQIGAPENPAAIPIYVRLIVDGESIIFTIPSTYNFNDPIHGESKQPFTVTPPVMVNLEEGTHILGQNEPRQFTARVIAASEIAAASVHFDAGDGWRVEPASIPFSLEAGKELQVTAKLIPPTAASRTSLRASVEFEGQLYTRGYEALDYQHIPQQTLFPTATAAAVLLDVKIAGERIGYIPGAGDTIPEALRRIGYAVDTLTEADMNPETLAAYDTVVFGIRALNTNDRIAFYMPALFEYAQQGGVVVMQYNTNRGLKTMEYAPFPFTITRDRVTDETASMRFLAPDHRVLQFPNTITTADFEGWVQERGLYFAGDWDEAYTPIFAANDPGESPLAGSLLIAPIGEGYYVYSGLSWFRQLPAGVPGAYRLFANLMSLGQPAE, encoded by the coding sequence ATGCTGAGTCCATTTACAATAGCCGAATCTCGACCAATAGAACCGCTTGCGAGTGGTGCCTTGCAATTGAGTCTGCAAAAACTGGATACGCTCGGCAGCGTGCTGTACGTGGCCGCTCATCCGGATGATGAAAACACCAAGTTGATCGCCTATTTGGCCAACGGTGAACGGGTCGATACGACTTATTTGTCACTGACACGGGGAGACGGCGGGCAAAATTTAATTGGCGGTGATCTGGGGGAGAAGCTGGGAATGATTCGCACCCAAGAGTTACTGGCAGCGCGCCGCATCGATGGCGGGCAGCAGCGTTTTAGCCGCGCGATTGATTTTGGGTATTCCAAGACGCCCGAGGAGACGCTCGCAATTTGGGATCAAGATGCGGCGCTGGCAGATGTCGTTTGGGCAATACGTTCGCTGCGCCCGGATGTGATTATCACTCGCTTTTCTTTGGAAGCTGGCTATACGCATGGTCACCATACGGCATCGGCCCGTCTAGCTAAAGAAGCCTTTACCGCTGCGGCAGATCCGGCACGTTTTCCTGAGCAATTGGAATTTGTGGAGCCGTGGGCAGCCCAACGCTTGCTATGGAATACCTCTAAATGGTTTTACCAACGACGAGGGATTGAATTTGATACGAAGGATGTCTTTTTCGTCGAAACTGGTGGCTACAATCACTTACTCGGCGAAGCCTACAGTGAGATTGCGGCCCATAGCCGCACTTGCCACATGAGCCAGGGCTTTGGTGCCACTCCTGAGCTGGGAGAGTCCAAAGAATATTTCAAAACGCTCGCGGGCACGGAGCCTGAGGGCAGTTTATTTGCCGGTATTGACACCACTTGGGGGCGCGTAGCTAATTCCGAACCCGTGGCTGCCGCCATTCAAATGGCAATTGAACGCTTTAATCCCAGCAAGCCGGAAGCTGTGCTGCCGCAACTCCTTCAAGCGCATCGCGCTTTGAGTGCACTGCCAGCGAGCTTCTGGCAAAGTAAGAAATTACAAGAGCTTGAAGTTGTGATTGCGGCATGCCTCGCTCTCGATGTCGAGAGCATTGCTGCGTCGGCTTCTGCGGTGCCGGGGGCGGAAGTCGCGTTGGATTTGCGTGCGATTCAGCGTGCCTCGCTACCGGTGAGCATTGCTTTTGCCACGCGTCGAGCCGACTTGGCTCGCGCCAAAGTGTATGCCTTGCCCCGTAACCATTTGGTACATGTTTCCGAGACGGCTCAGATCGCCGCCAATGCATCTATTTCTCAGCCTTACTGGTTGCGTCAGCCAGCAGAGCGGGGGAGTTACATGGTGGATGAGCTGAGTCAAATTGGTGCTCCCGAGAATCCGGCTGCGATCCCCATCTATGTGCGGCTCATTGTTGATGGTGAATCGATTATTTTTACCATTCCGAGCACTTACAATTTTAACGATCCGATTCATGGAGAGAGCAAGCAGCCCTTTACGGTAACGCCGCCTGTGATGGTGAATCTTGAAGAAGGCACCCACATTTTGGGGCAAAATGAACCGCGCCAGTTTACGGCGAGGGTGATTGCAGCTAGCGAAATTGCAGCAGCCTCCGTTCACTTTGACGCGGGCGACGGCTGGCGTGTGGAGCCTGCGAGTATTCCATTTTCTTTGGAGGCGGGCAAAGAGTTGCAAGTCACTGCCAAGTTAATTCCACCTACAGCTGCGAGTCGAACGAGCTTGCGCGCATCTGTTGAGTTTGAGGGGCAGCTCTATACCCGCGGTTACGAGGCCTTGGATTACCAGCATATCCCCCAGCAGACCTTATTCCCTACCGCGACCGCAGCTGCAGTCTTACTTGACGTCAAGATCGCTGGTGAGCGGATCGGCTACATCCCCGGTGCCGGCGATACCATTCCGGAGGCGCTACGGCGTATTGGCTACGCGGTCGATACTCTAACTGAGGCAGATATGAATCCTGAGACACTGGCGGCTTACGACACAGTTGTATTTGGTATCCGTGCTTTGAATACTAATGATCGCATCGCGTTTTACATGCCTGCGCTGTTTGAATATGCACAGCAGGGCGGGGTCGTGGTGATGCAGTATAATACAAATCGTGGTTTGAAGACTATGGAGTATGCCCCCTTCCCATTCACTATTACACGCGATCGTGTGACCGATGAAACGGCGAGCATGCGCTTTCTCGCGCCAGATCACCGAGTGCTGCAGTTTCCCAATACGATTACCACGGCCGACTTCGAGGGCTGGGTGCAAGAGCGTGGCCTCTACTTCGCCGGTGACTGGGACGAGGCTTATACGCCTATTTTTGCTGCCAACGATCCCGGTGAATCTCCGCTCGCGGGCAGCCTGCTGATCGCCCCCATCGGCGAGGGATACTACGTGTATAGTGGCTTGTCCTGGTTCCGTCAGTTGCCAGCTGGTGTGCCAGGGGCTTATCGCCTATTTGCAAATTTAATGTCGCTGGGGCAGCCTGCTGAATGA
- a CDS encoding sodium:solute symporter, whose translation MSPADWIVLFSTVLGIVGYGLWTARRHRSANDYLRGGADLKWSTIGLSVMATQASAITFLSTPGQGYEGGLAFVQNYLGLPIAMILICAVFIPIYHRLQVTTAYEFLGQRFDQKTRLLAAGLFLVQRGLAAGITIYAPAIIVSSVFYWPLGPTILVTGVLVILYTVTGGTRTVSLTQKYQMLIILIGMTIAFGYVVNGLPEHVSFGDALYIAGMHDRLEAISFSFDPSQRYTIWTGLIGGTFLALSYFGTDQSQVQRYLAGSSVTASRWGLIFNAVLKIPMQFAILLLGVLLFVFYQFQQPPIFYNEATIEQISPEQLAPIESQFQAAFQARGTLLETALSERQIHGSASAETKTAILEQSALMEQQRGVFKQVLSAENPDADTQDADYIFLHFVLDNLPAGLVGLLVAVIFLAAMSSTASELNALASTTMVDGYKTLVHPRGSDGHYVWVARILTLAWGIVAVSFAMTLTLFDNLIEAVNIIGSLFYGTILGIFLVAFFLKRIGGHAAFIGGLCAEAIVLTLYFSPIDIGYLWFNLIGCILAVLIAQLVHILLKLSHKNPTQSL comes from the coding sequence ATGAGCCCTGCGGATTGGATTGTTCTCTTCTCGACTGTGCTCGGCATCGTTGGTTACGGGCTCTGGACGGCTCGGCGTCACCGCAGTGCCAACGACTATTTACGCGGCGGCGCTGATTTGAAATGGAGCACCATTGGGCTGTCGGTCATGGCGACGCAGGCCTCGGCGATCACCTTTCTCTCCACTCCGGGGCAAGGCTACGAAGGAGGGCTGGCCTTTGTGCAGAATTACCTGGGGCTGCCAATCGCGATGATCTTGATTTGCGCAGTCTTTATTCCGATTTACCACCGCTTACAAGTCACCACCGCGTATGAGTTTTTGGGGCAGCGCTTTGATCAAAAAACGCGACTCCTCGCGGCAGGCCTCTTTTTAGTGCAGCGCGGTTTGGCGGCCGGCATTACCATTTATGCGCCTGCGATCATTGTATCCAGCGTCTTTTATTGGCCATTGGGACCGACTATTTTGGTGACGGGAGTGCTGGTCATTCTCTATACGGTTACGGGAGGCACGCGCACGGTGAGCCTGACACAGAAGTATCAGATGCTCATCATATTGATCGGTATGACGATTGCCTTTGGCTACGTTGTGAACGGCCTGCCCGAGCATGTTAGTTTTGGCGATGCGCTCTATATCGCAGGCATGCACGACCGCTTAGAGGCGATCAGTTTTTCCTTCGACCCGAGTCAGCGTTACACCATCTGGACGGGCTTAATCGGAGGCACATTCCTGGCACTGTCCTATTTCGGCACCGATCAATCGCAAGTGCAGCGCTACCTCGCCGGGAGCTCCGTGACAGCAAGTCGCTGGGGGCTCATTTTTAATGCGGTGCTCAAGATTCCGATGCAGTTTGCGATTCTTTTATTGGGCGTGCTGCTCTTTGTCTTTTACCAGTTTCAACAGCCGCCGATCTTTTATAATGAAGCGACGATTGAGCAAATATCACCTGAGCAACTCGCTCCGATTGAGTCGCAGTTTCAAGCGGCCTTCCAAGCGCGTGGCACTCTGTTGGAAACTGCTCTGAGCGAGCGCCAAATTCATGGCTCCGCAAGTGCAGAAACCAAGACGGCGATTTTAGAGCAAAGCGCATTGATGGAGCAGCAGCGTGGCGTGTTTAAACAAGTGCTGAGCGCTGAGAATCCGGATGCAGATACACAAGATGCCGATTATATTTTTCTGCACTTCGTGTTGGATAACTTGCCCGCCGGGCTGGTGGGGCTACTCGTCGCAGTGATCTTTCTTGCCGCAATGTCGTCGACCGCATCTGAGCTGAATGCACTGGCCTCTACCACTATGGTGGATGGTTATAAGACTCTGGTGCATCCGCGCGGGAGTGATGGGCACTACGTTTGGGTGGCTCGTATTCTGACGCTCGCTTGGGGGATTGTTGCGGTCAGCTTTGCGATGACTTTGACTTTATTTGATAACTTGATCGAGGCGGTCAATATTATCGGCTCCTTATTCTATGGCACCATTCTGGGCATCTTTTTAGTCGCTTTCTTTCTCAAACGTATCGGTGGGCATGCCGCCTTTATTGGTGGGCTGTGTGCCGAAGCCATCGTATTGACGCTCTATTTCTCACCCATAGATATCGGCTATCTGTGGTTCAATTTAATCGGCTGTATTCTCGCTGTTTTGATTGCCCAACTGGTGCACATTCTTCTCAAGCTCAGCCATAAGAATCCCACCCAGTCCCTATGA
- a CDS encoding PIG-L deacetylase family protein, with the protein MKQHAAPLKLLAIGAHPDDLEFGMGAVLLKEYAQGTEISIVVTSKGEAGSAGTPRIREAETRAAAELLGASERLTFLDFGGDGLQSATPENALQLARIIREFRPDIICAPSLSTNQHPDHCAVGNATRNACRLARYGGLQALAGLSPHAVGSLWFYSITAQEEQPLSAATLVDVSEMAEAWQQLMACHASQVSQRAYIELQLTRAQQLGVMAGCPYAIALWPNDPPVVQSLAQLHRTARAF; encoded by the coding sequence ATGAAACAGCACGCAGCACCACTCAAACTACTCGCCATAGGCGCGCACCCCGACGACCTCGAGTTCGGCATGGGCGCGGTTTTGCTTAAGGAGTATGCCCAAGGCACTGAAATCTCGATAGTCGTGACTTCGAAGGGAGAGGCTGGCTCGGCGGGCACCCCCCGTATTCGCGAAGCCGAAACGCGTGCTGCAGCCGAGCTATTAGGTGCATCGGAGCGGCTTACATTTTTAGATTTCGGTGGGGACGGCTTGCAAAGCGCTACGCCTGAAAATGCCCTGCAACTCGCTCGTATCATCCGTGAATTTCGGCCAGATATTATTTGCGCGCCCTCGCTGAGCACCAACCAGCATCCCGACCATTGTGCGGTGGGCAATGCCACTCGTAATGCCTGTCGTCTGGCTCGCTATGGAGGCTTGCAGGCACTGGCAGGGCTGTCGCCCCATGCGGTTGGCTCGCTATGGTTCTACTCGATTACAGCGCAGGAAGAACAGCCGCTGTCTGCGGCCACTCTAGTCGATGTTTCTGAGATGGCTGAGGCGTGGCAGCAGCTGATGGCCTGCCACGCCTCACAAGTGAGCCAGCGCGCATATATTGAGCTACAGTTGACACGTGCGCAGCAGCTCGGAGTCATGGCGGGCTGTCCTTACGCGATCGCACTCTGGCCCAACGATCCACCCGTGGTCCAGAGCTTGGCACAGTTGCACCGCACCGCACGCGCATTCTAA
- the bshA gene encoding N-acetyl-alpha-D-glucosaminyl L-malate synthase BshA — protein sequence MRSRLKIGMVCYPSIGGSGIVATELGMLLAAAGHEIHFISYERPVRLKCGENLFFHPVVVNEYALFKYPDYTLPLSVRIMEVCEEHQLDILHVHYAVPHATGALLAKQMLGQKKLPVIVTTLHGTDTNLLGKDPHYRPIIKYSIENSDGVTTVSESLKAQTIETFEVQHPITVIPNFYAPGPITQSREEVRQMLQVRDSEYLLLHMSNIRPGKRVADLLTALARLKNRKQVKLLILAGGDFEPYQADLIRLGIQDRVIVIRDVKEIEDYLNACDLGVYASEAESFGLSILETLAHGKAVVATEVGGIPEVVQDGRTGRLVPAHSPGAIAAAIDQLIEEPQRMQAMGLAAAKEAQARFAPPVIRDQYLAYYRDLLAAR from the coding sequence ATGAGGTCTCGACTTAAGATTGGTATGGTTTGCTACCCCAGCATCGGGGGCAGTGGTATCGTGGCCACAGAGCTCGGAATGTTGCTGGCGGCGGCCGGACATGAAATACATTTTATCAGTTACGAGCGGCCCGTCCGCTTAAAGTGCGGCGAGAACTTGTTCTTTCATCCCGTGGTGGTGAATGAATACGCACTCTTCAAATATCCGGATTATACGCTGCCACTTTCGGTGCGTATTATGGAGGTCTGCGAAGAGCATCAACTCGACATACTGCACGTGCACTACGCAGTGCCACATGCCACAGGTGCTTTGTTGGCCAAGCAGATGCTAGGGCAGAAGAAGTTGCCCGTCATTGTCACTACATTGCATGGGACGGATACGAATTTATTGGGAAAAGATCCGCACTATCGGCCGATTATAAAGTATTCGATCGAGAACTCCGATGGTGTGACAACGGTGTCGGAGAGCTTAAAAGCGCAGACCATTGAGACCTTTGAAGTGCAGCACCCCATCACGGTTATTCCTAATTTTTACGCTCCCGGCCCCATCACACAATCGAGAGAGGAGGTGCGGCAAATGCTGCAGGTTCGCGACTCGGAGTATTTACTCTTGCACATGTCGAATATACGGCCGGGCAAGCGCGTGGCCGATCTACTTACAGCGCTCGCGCGATTGAAAAATCGCAAACAAGTTAAATTACTCATTCTCGCGGGCGGCGATTTCGAGCCGTATCAAGCCGATCTAATTCGCCTGGGCATTCAGGATCGAGTCATCGTGATACGAGATGTCAAAGAGATCGAAGACTATTTGAACGCCTGTGATCTGGGGGTGTATGCCTCGGAGGCGGAAAGCTTTGGACTGAGTATTTTAGAGACGCTTGCGCACGGTAAAGCTGTCGTCGCTACTGAAGTCGGTGGCATCCCCGAGGTGGTGCAAGACGGGCGTACGGGCCGACTCGTGCCAGCACACAGCCCCGGTGCAATTGCAGCCGCAATCGACCAATTGATTGAAGAGCCCCAGCGTATGCAAGCTATGGGATTGGCTGCAGCTAAAGAGGCGCAAGCGCGATTTGCACCGCCCGTCATACGGGATCAGTATCTTGCGTATTATCGAGATTTGCTCGCAGCTCGTTAG
- the sucD gene encoding succinate--CoA ligase subunit alpha, producing MSILVNKDTRLVVQGITGKTGTFHTQQCIEYGTNVVAGVTPGKGGQMWEGKVPVCNTVAEAVEQHGANVSVIYVPPAFAADSILEAIEAEIPLVICITEGVPVRDMAEVRRRLYFHNTKTRLIGPNCPGIITPGECKIGIMPGYIHKPGRVGVVSRSGTLTYEAVWQLTQRGHGQSTCIGIGGDPINGTSQLDAVRMLNEDPETDAIIMIGEIGGSAEEEACAYIKEHVKKPVAGFIAGASAPKGRTMGHAGAIVSASGAGTAEAKFAAMEDAGVSIARNPSEIADALLKIYKG from the coding sequence ATGAGTATTCTCGTTAACAAAGACACACGTCTCGTCGTTCAAGGGATCACCGGTAAGACCGGCACCTTCCACACACAACAATGCATCGAATACGGCACAAATGTCGTCGCTGGTGTGACTCCCGGCAAGGGCGGTCAAATGTGGGAAGGCAAGGTACCTGTATGCAATACAGTCGCCGAAGCAGTCGAACAACACGGCGCCAACGTCTCCGTCATCTATGTGCCACCAGCCTTCGCAGCGGACTCGATCCTCGAGGCCATCGAAGCAGAAATCCCTCTTGTCATTTGCATCACTGAGGGTGTGCCCGTGCGTGACATGGCAGAAGTGCGTCGCCGCCTCTACTTCCACAACACAAAGACTCGCCTGATCGGTCCCAATTGCCCAGGTATCATCACACCGGGCGAATGTAAGATCGGCATCATGCCTGGCTACATTCACAAGCCAGGTCGTGTCGGTGTGGTCTCCCGCTCCGGCACCCTCACCTACGAGGCGGTCTGGCAACTCACACAACGCGGCCATGGTCAATCCACTTGCATCGGCATCGGTGGTGACCCCATCAATGGCACTTCGCAATTGGACGCGGTGCGCATGCTCAACGAAGATCCTGAAACAGACGCAATCATCATGATTGGTGAAATCGGTGGCAGCGCGGAAGAAGAAGCCTGCGCTTACATCAAGGAGCACGTGAAGAAGCCAGTCGCTGGTTTCATCGCAGGTGCCTCTGCTCCCAAGGGCCGCACAATGGGCCACGCTGGAGCGATCGTCTCTGCAAGTGGCGCCGGCACAGCCGAAGCCAAGTTTGCAGCGATGGAAGATGCGGGCGTATCAATCGCACGTAACCCATCCGAAATCGCTGACGCACTGCTCAAGATCTACAAGGGCTAA
- the sucC gene encoding ADP-forming succinate--CoA ligase subunit beta, with translation MNIHEYQAKRLLQEYGVPVPRGYAATNSREVETAISHLGDDMIVVKAQIHAGGRGKGTFTDGYKGGVKVVKNREEAQEAANHMLDNTLVTAQTGPEGRKVQTLYFTEACDIDHEYYLAIVLDRETAQSVVIASTEGGMDIEAVAEKTPEKIIRVPISPTMGLRHYHCRRVAFALGFAGEQVKQFARILTGLYKMFWEKNAMLVEINPLVTTKQGQLIALDAKVSFDSNAIFQHPEIQQLRDLNEEDPKEIEASKHNLAYIALDGNIACMVNGAGLAMATMDIIQSFGGSPANFLDVGGGANEDQVTAAFKIILSDPNVKGILVNIFGGIMKCDVIANGIVAAAKNVEIKVPLVVRLEGTNVEAGKKILRESGVALTPADSLVQAAEIIVEQVKNAD, from the coding sequence ATGAATATCCACGAGTATCAGGCCAAACGCCTTCTTCAGGAATACGGAGTACCCGTCCCACGCGGTTACGCTGCGACAAATTCCCGAGAAGTTGAAACCGCTATCTCCCACCTTGGCGACGACATGATCGTTGTGAAGGCCCAAATCCACGCAGGTGGCCGCGGCAAGGGAACTTTCACCGATGGCTACAAAGGTGGCGTTAAGGTGGTCAAAAACCGTGAAGAAGCCCAGGAAGCGGCCAATCACATGTTAGATAACACGCTCGTTACTGCACAGACGGGCCCTGAAGGCCGTAAGGTACAGACGCTTTATTTCACGGAGGCTTGTGATATTGATCACGAGTATTATCTCGCAATCGTCCTGGATCGCGAAACAGCACAATCTGTCGTGATCGCCTCGACTGAAGGTGGCATGGATATCGAAGCGGTCGCCGAGAAGACTCCGGAAAAAATCATCCGTGTGCCCATCTCGCCCACAATGGGCTTGCGCCACTACCACTGCCGCCGCGTCGCATTTGCCCTCGGCTTTGCCGGCGAACAGGTCAAGCAGTTTGCACGCATCCTCACAGGTCTCTACAAGATGTTCTGGGAAAAGAATGCGATGCTGGTCGAGATCAACCCACTGGTCACCACCAAGCAGGGTCAACTCATCGCACTCGATGCCAAGGTTTCCTTCGACAGCAATGCGATCTTCCAACACCCGGAAATTCAACAGCTGCGCGACTTGAATGAAGAAGATCCTAAAGAGATCGAAGCCTCGAAGCACAATTTGGCCTACATCGCACTCGATGGTAACATCGCTTGTATGGTCAACGGCGCAGGTCTGGCCATGGCGACGATGGACATCATTCAAAGCTTTGGTGGTTCACCCGCCAACTTCCTGGATGTGGGCGGAGGCGCCAACGAAGACCAGGTCACTGCTGCTTTTAAAATCATTTTGTCCGACCCCAATGTGAAGGGTATCCTCGTGAACATCTTCGGTGGTATCATGAAGTGCGACGTGATCGCCAACGGCATCGTGGCTGCGGCGAAGAATGTCGAAATTAAAGTGCCATTGGTGGTGCGTCTCGAAGGCACCAATGTCGAAGCTGGTAAGAAGATCCTGCGCGAAAGTGGTGTCGCTTTGACACCTGCGGACAGCTTGGTTCAAGCCGCCGAGATCATCGTAGAACAAGTCAAGAACGCTGACTAA
- a CDS encoding PAS domain-containing sensor histidine kinase, with protein sequence MPGIDDSNFEYAVDPFFETSPDMLCIAGFDGYFKRINPAVSHTLGYSEAELLSRPIRDFIHPDDLELTAQHRTAVLNGKPLLNFENRYLHQDGKTVWLSWNSIPMRDQQLVYAIAKDISHIKSREAHRNRLLTELAETNQRLKHLTNATAHDIRSPVAGLIALSSLIDTSKIEDAATLEILDVLALSAEDLLKMLDRYVDNLNAEEHQSMLEVLHFEEVFNQVKASIHHLVERSHASIRFVLDACPCVCFNRSYLEGIFMNLLTNSLKYAHPDRGLEIRIRSRKVERGVELEFTDNGIGFDAEYNRDLVFKLHQKFHDRADSKGVGLYLVHHYMTSLGGTISVTSQVGEGTRFMLYFPDYIAS encoded by the coding sequence ATGCCCGGTATCGATGACTCTAATTTTGAATATGCGGTAGATCCCTTTTTCGAGACTTCGCCAGACATGCTTTGCATTGCTGGTTTTGATGGCTATTTTAAGCGTATAAACCCCGCGGTCAGTCACACCTTAGGTTACAGTGAAGCGGAGCTATTGTCGCGCCCGATCCGTGATTTTATTCATCCCGATGACCTTGAACTCACCGCGCAACATCGCACGGCGGTATTAAATGGCAAGCCACTGCTCAATTTCGAGAATCGATATCTACACCAAGACGGTAAGACTGTATGGCTGTCCTGGAACTCGATTCCCATGAGGGACCAGCAATTAGTCTATGCGATCGCTAAAGATATCTCTCACATCAAGTCTCGTGAGGCCCATCGCAACCGCTTGCTAACTGAACTGGCCGAGACGAATCAAAGACTCAAACACCTCACCAATGCGACTGCGCATGACATCCGTTCGCCAGTCGCGGGTTTGATTGCTTTAAGCAGCTTAATTGATACCAGTAAAATTGAGGATGCGGCCACACTCGAAATCCTGGATGTGCTCGCACTCTCCGCCGAAGATTTATTGAAGATGTTGGATCGCTATGTCGATAATCTCAATGCTGAGGAGCATCAATCGATGTTGGAAGTGCTTCATTTCGAAGAAGTTTTCAATCAAGTAAAGGCATCCATTCACCATTTGGTCGAACGCTCCCATGCGAGTATACGGTTCGTCTTGGATGCATGCCCCTGCGTTTGTTTCAATCGCAGTTATCTCGAAGGCATCTTTATGAATTTGCTGACTAATTCATTGAAGTATGCACATCCCGACCGCGGCTTAGAGATCCGCATTCGCTCACGAAAAGTGGAGCGAGGGGTCGAACTCGAATTCACGGACAATGGCATCGGCTTTGACGCCGAGTATAATCGTGATCTTGTCTTTAAATTGCATCAAAAGTTTCACGATCGCGCGGATAGTAAAGGCGTTGGCCTGTATTTAGTTCACCACTATATGACAAGTCTTGGAGGGACCATCTCGGTGACTAGTCAAGTCGGGGAGGGGACGCGCTTTATGTTATATTTTCCTGACTATATTGCATCTTAG
- a CDS encoding PEP-CTERM sorting domain-containing protein has product MSRGPGDVSVAGSLFTHPELTQATGYHFELSVTKNDSGNFDMVYSINSTIVSSQSIAAGDLATSDDLITGIAFRHGSGGGVTYLDNVFVEVIPEPATAGLLMGLCVFGSIVCMRRR; this is encoded by the coding sequence ATGTCGCGTGGCCCTGGTGACGTGAGTGTCGCGGGGAGTCTTTTCACGCATCCGGAGTTAACTCAGGCCACAGGCTATCATTTTGAGTTGTCAGTCACGAAGAATGATTCGGGCAATTTCGATATGGTGTATTCGATCAACTCTACGATTGTCAGCAGTCAGTCGATTGCGGCAGGAGACCTGGCGACTTCAGACGACCTTATTACAGGGATCGCATTTCGCCATGGTTCCGGCGGAGGTGTCACTTATTTAGATAATGTTTTTGTCGAAGTTATTCCAGAGCCAGCAACAGCAGGTTTGCTGATGGGGCTCTGTGTATTCGGCTCAATCGTTTGCATGCGTCGTCGTTAG